From Campylobacter concisus, a single genomic window includes:
- the tpx gene encoding thiol peroxidase → MATTKFKGSEVNLSGNEVFVGSYAPEAKVVAQDLSEFSVGGNNGVEVLVCLPSLDTGVCAAEARKFNEKVAGKHGVKLSIISNDLPFAMGRFCTTEGIANLHVGSDFRYGEFAKNYGVLMSDGPLKGLLARAVFVINDGVIIHKQIVPEVTEEPNYDAVFDAIKSSGSCGCGCH, encoded by the coding sequence ATGGCAACTACAAAATTTAAAGGTAGTGAGGTAAATTTAAGTGGAAACGAGGTCTTTGTTGGCTCTTATGCGCCTGAAGCAAAAGTCGTAGCGCAAGATCTTAGTGAGTTTAGTGTAGGCGGAAATAATGGCGTAGAAGTACTTGTTTGCTTACCATCACTTGATACTGGCGTTTGCGCAGCAGAGGCTCGTAAATTTAACGAAAAAGTAGCTGGCAAACACGGCGTAAAACTTAGCATCATCTCAAATGATTTGCCATTTGCGATGGGTAGATTTTGCACGACTGAAGGCATAGCAAATTTACATGTTGGAAGCGACTTTAGATACGGAGAATTTGCTAAAAACTATGGCGTTTTAATGAGCGATGGCCCACTAAAAGGACTACTTGCAAGAGCGGTATTTGTCATAAATGATGGCGTAATAATTCATAAGCAAATCGTTCCTGAAGTGACAGAAGAGCCAAACTACGATGCTGTATTTGATGCTATTAAAAGTAGCGGTAGTTGCGGTTGTGGCTGCCATTAA
- a CDS encoding trans-sulfuration enzyme family protein — translation MKLDTLIVKGIEAKNNPNKAVIPPVFLASTFVQDDLENFQEFAYSRGSNPTKKAFDEIFAKVEGSKYAFSFGSGMAATAAALSLIKTGQKVLLNSNVYGGTYRYVTTVFESHGIKSEFIDDLNFLSEDDISDDVAAIFIETPSNPLLRVTDIARISKIAHKKGALVIVDNTFLTPYYQRVLDHGADIVVYSATKYIGGHADVIAGIVTLNDDTLAEKIKFAKNTLGGIISPMDAYYLIRGLKTLSVRFDRQTQNTHKIIKFLQNNDAVSVVHFAGSYSEQEAKMQAAQASDIGALISFELDEKYDVNKFVKSLEIFDLAVSLGGVESLICRPATMTHEAYPKEVLDKIGIKQNLLRLAIGIENVDDLIADLDQAFKKAKK, via the coding sequence ATGAAACTTGACACCTTGATCGTAAAAGGCATTGAAGCTAAGAATAATCCAAATAAAGCTGTCATTCCGCCTGTTTTTTTAGCAAGCACATTTGTGCAAGATGATCTTGAAAATTTTCAAGAATTTGCATATTCTCGTGGTAGCAACCCAACCAAAAAAGCATTTGATGAAATTTTTGCAAAGGTTGAAGGCAGTAAATACGCTTTTAGCTTTGGTTCAGGCATGGCAGCAACAGCAGCTGCACTTAGCCTTATAAAAACGGGACAAAAGGTCCTGCTAAATAGCAATGTCTATGGTGGCACTTATAGATATGTCACAACTGTTTTTGAAAGCCACGGCATAAAGAGCGAATTTATAGATGATCTAAATTTTTTAAGCGAAGATGACATAAGTGACGATGTGGCGGCGATATTTATCGAAACCCCGTCAAATCCTCTCTTAAGAGTGACAGATATCGCTAGAATTTCAAAAATCGCTCACAAAAAAGGCGCTCTAGTCATCGTGGATAACACATTTTTAACGCCTTATTACCAAAGAGTACTTGACCATGGAGCTGATATCGTGGTTTATAGCGCTACAAAATATATCGGTGGACACGCTGATGTGATCGCTGGTATCGTCACGCTAAACGATGATACTTTGGCTGAGAAGATAAAATTTGCTAAAAACACTCTTGGTGGCATCATCAGCCCGATGGACGCATACTACCTAATACGTGGGCTTAAAACGCTTAGCGTTAGGTTTGACAGACAAACGCAAAATACACATAAAATAATCAAATTTTTACAAAATAATGACGCTGTTAGCGTGGTGCATTTTGCCGGCTCATATAGCGAGCAAGAGGCTAAGATGCAAGCAGCTCAAGCAAGCGACATCGGCGCTCTTATCTCATTTGAGCTCGATGAAAAATATGATGTAAATAAATTTGTAAAATCGCTAGAAATTTTTGATTTAGCAGTGAGCCTTGGTGGTGTAGAAAGTCTCATTTGCAGGCCTGCAACTATGACGCATGAGGCGTATCCAAAAGAGGTACTAGATAAGATAGGTATAAAGCAAAACTTGCTTCGCCTAGCAATTGGTATCGAAAACGTTGATGATCTAATAGCAGATCTTGATCAAGCATTTAAAAAAGCAAAAAAATAA
- a CDS encoding DIP1984 family protein, which yields MKLAQALILRADTQKRLEQLKGRLLDNAKMQENERPSEDPKLLLKELDRLSDELFRLILAINLTNSSAKFEGVSLTEMIAQKDTLSQKASVLRDFAKSASQKVDLYSNSEIKILSSIDVAMLQKQIDELSKEIRELDMKLQEANWQVDLVE from the coding sequence ATGAAATTAGCTCAGGCTCTCATTTTAAGAGCCGATACACAAAAACGTTTAGAGCAGCTAAAAGGTAGGTTGCTCGATAATGCAAAAATGCAAGAAAATGAAAGACCTAGCGAAGATCCAAAGCTTCTTTTAAAGGAGCTTGATAGGCTAAGCGATGAGCTATTTAGACTGATCTTGGCTATAAATTTAACAAACTCAAGTGCAAAATTTGAAGGTGTGAGTCTAACTGAAATGATCGCTCAAAAAGATACGCTAAGCCAAAAAGCAAGCGTGCTTAGGGATTTTGCCAAAAGTGCAAGCCAAAAGGTCGATCTTTACTCAAATAGTGAGATAAAAATTTTAAGTAGTATTGATGTGGCTATGCTTCAAAAGCAAATAGACGAGCTATCCAAAGAGATCAGAGAGCTAGATATGAAGCTGCAAGAGGCAAACTGGCAAGTTGATCTTGTAGAGTAA
- a CDS encoding MalY/PatB family protein: protein MKYDFDTLISRDGTNSSKWRMKNDVLPMWVADMDFKAAPEILNALQKRLDNGVFGYSFIPKEWNEAIKGWWKRRHDVSFENDWMCFCTGVIPAISTAIRRFSNPGDQILVQAPVYHVFFNCIKNNGREILSNDLVYKDGSYEIDFEDLEAKLAQPLTTMMLLCNPHNPIGKIWDKETLKKIGELCYKHDVLVISDEIHCDITDPGLSYVPFISVSEECKNNSITCISPTKAFNIAGLQSSAIITPNEQIRARINAAVNYDEIGEANAFAITATIAAFNDSQTWLDELRDYLFENKKIVINFIKEQNLPVKLLPSNATYLLWLDCSAFCEDSSDFMNFLRDKAGLWLNDGNAYRGDRFFLRMNIATQRARVLEGLKRLQNGINLYTSKR, encoded by the coding sequence ATGAAGTACGATTTTGATACGCTTATTAGTAGAGATGGCACTAACTCATCAAAATGGCGAATGAAAAACGATGTTTTGCCAATGTGGGTTGCTGATATGGATTTTAAGGCTGCACCTGAAATTTTAAATGCCCTACAAAAGCGTCTTGATAATGGCGTCTTTGGCTACTCATTTATCCCAAAAGAGTGGAATGAAGCGATTAAAGGCTGGTGGAAAAGGCGTCATGATGTTAGCTTTGAAAACGATTGGATGTGCTTTTGCACTGGTGTTATACCAGCGATTTCTACTGCGATTAGAAGATTTAGCAATCCAGGAGATCAAATTTTAGTTCAAGCTCCCGTCTATCACGTATTTTTTAACTGCATCAAAAATAATGGTCGTGAAATTTTATCAAACGACCTTGTCTATAAAGATGGCTCTTATGAGATTGATTTTGAAGACCTTGAGGCAAAGCTAGCTCAACCACTAACAACTATGATGCTCCTTTGCAATCCTCACAATCCAATAGGAAAAATTTGGGACAAAGAGACGCTTAAAAAAATAGGCGAGCTTTGCTATAAGCACGATGTTTTGGTTATCAGCGATGAGATCCACTGCGACATAACTGATCCTGGTCTAAGCTACGTGCCATTTATCAGCGTTAGCGAAGAGTGTAAAAATAACTCGATCACATGCATCTCACCTACAAAGGCCTTTAATATCGCAGGACTTCAAAGCTCAGCCATCATCACGCCAAATGAGCAAATACGTGCCAGAATAAATGCAGCTGTAAATTATGATGAGATAGGTGAAGCAAACGCATTTGCGATAACTGCGACAATAGCGGCATTTAACGATAGTCAAACATGGCTTGATGAGCTTAGAGATTATCTTTTTGAAAACAAAAAAATCGTTATAAATTTCATAAAAGAGCAAAATTTGCCAGTAAAACTTCTGCCTTCAAATGCGACTTATCTTTTATGGCTTGATTGCAGCGCGTTTTGCGAGGATTCGAGCGACTTTATGAATTTCTTGCGTGATAAAGCTGGACTATGGCTAAATGACGGCAATGCTTACAGGGGAGATAGATTTTTCCTTCGTATGAATATAGCAACCCAAAGAGCCAGAGTGCTTGAGGGGCTAAAACGCTTACAAAATGGTATAAATTTATACACTTCAAAAAGATAA
- the sodB gene encoding superoxide dismutase [Fe] produces MFELRKLPFDANSNAVVSAKTCEYHYGKHHATYVVNLNNLIKDTKFANASFYEILTNSEGGLYNNVAQVYNHDFYWDCIAKKSEMSSELKAAIEANFANFKEEFLKAATTLFGSGWAWLVFDPSSKKLEIVQTSNAKTPVSDGKVPLLVVDVWEHAYYIDNFNARPKYLETFYENINWEFVSQAYEWAQKEGLGSVEFYTKELHK; encoded by the coding sequence ATGTTTGAACTTAGAAAACTTCCATTTGATGCAAATAGTAATGCAGTAGTTAGCGCAAAAACCTGTGAATACCACTACGGCAAGCATCATGCAACTTACGTAGTAAATTTAAACAATCTCATAAAAGATACAAAATTTGCCAACGCATCTTTTTATGAAATTCTAACAAATAGCGAAGGTGGGCTTTACAACAATGTCGCTCAAGTTTATAACCACGACTTTTACTGGGACTGCATCGCTAAAAAAAGTGAGATGTCAAGCGAGCTAAAAGCTGCAATCGAAGCAAATTTTGCTAATTTTAAAGAGGAATTTTTAAAAGCAGCTACAACGCTTTTTGGCTCAGGCTGGGCGTGGCTTGTATTTGATCCAAGCAGCAAAAAGCTAGAGATCGTACAAACTAGCAATGCAAAAACTCCAGTGAGTGACGGCAAAGTGCCACTTTTAGTCGTTGATGTTTGGGAACACGCTTACTACATCGACAACTTCAACGCTCGCCCAAAATACCTAGAGACATTTTATGAGAACATAAACTGGGAATTTGTAAGCCAAGCTTACGAGTGGGCGCAAAAAGAGGGCCTTGGCTCAGTCGAGTTTTACACAAAAGAACTTCACAAATAA
- a CDS encoding DctP family TRAP transporter solute-binding subunit, with product MKFLQALLFTCAISGLAFGADKVYTIKFAHVVAASTPKGKAADFFAKRAEELSGGKLKVQVFPSAQLLDDDRVFGALKLGNVQMAAPSFSKFTPIVPQFQLFDLPFIFKDAEHLHKVQDGEVGEELKALVTKKGFVALDYWDAGFKHFSSSKKPVLVPEDAKGQKFRIQSSKVLEEQIKVVGGNPQVLPFSEVYSALQQGVVDATENPLSNFYNSKFHEVQSSLTLSSHGYLGYLVVMSDKFWSKLPDDLKANVKQALSEATAFEREETAKEDAHVIAELEKYIAASKKLEIYKIDDAQKAEWQKVMQSIYPKFYDVIGKDLIEKTLGTK from the coding sequence ATGAAATTCTTACAAGCTTTACTTTTTACTTGTGCCATCAGTGGCTTAGCATTTGGTGCAGACAAGGTCTATACGATCAAATTTGCTCACGTTGTTGCAGCTTCTACACCAAAAGGCAAGGCAGCTGACTTTTTTGCTAAACGTGCTGAGGAGCTAAGTGGCGGTAAATTAAAAGTTCAAGTCTTTCCATCAGCGCAGCTACTTGACGACGATAGAGTTTTTGGTGCGTTAAAGCTTGGCAATGTTCAAATGGCAGCTCCAAGTTTTTCAAAATTTACGCCTATTGTGCCGCAGTTTCAGCTATTTGACCTACCTTTCATCTTTAAAGACGCAGAACACCTTCATAAGGTCCAAGACGGCGAGGTCGGCGAGGAGCTAAAAGCCCTTGTTACAAAAAAAGGCTTTGTGGCACTTGATTATTGGGATGCTGGATTTAAACATTTTAGCTCAAGCAAAAAACCAGTTCTTGTGCCAGAAGATGCAAAAGGACAAAAATTTAGAATCCAAAGCTCAAAGGTACTTGAAGAACAAATTAAAGTAGTTGGTGGCAACCCACAAGTTCTGCCATTTTCAGAGGTTTACTCTGCACTTCAACAAGGCGTAGTTGATGCGACAGAAAACCCACTTTCAAATTTCTATAACTCAAAATTTCACGAAGTTCAAAGCTCGCTTACACTTTCAAGTCACGGATATTTGGGCTATTTAGTCGTTATGAGTGATAAATTTTGGAGCAAGCTACCAGATGATCTAAAAGCAAATGTAAAACAAGCTCTAAGCGAAGCAACAGCTTTCGAGAGAGAAGAGACAGCAAAAGAGGACGCTCACGTCATAGCTGAGCTTGAAAAATACATCGCTGCTAGTAAAAAACTAGAAATTTATAAGATCGATGACGCACAAAAGGCTGAGTGGCAGAAGGTTATGCAGTCAATCTATCCTAAATTTTATGATGTTATCGGTAAAGACCTCATAGAAAAGACTCTTGGGACAAAATAA
- a CDS encoding TRAP transporter small permease, with the protein MKSFFNVLDIAIASLNKTIAVVGLASGTLLAFANVMARYFFDKSWSWASELSNYLFIWSAFFAAAYGFNKGIHVSVTILVEKFPPALAKACLIFSHVLTTVFLLFIAVYSIDYLQILHEIEQMIIDLGIPQWVPMVVLPIAFVTASYRSTEKAIKVALTPAENVVSNEAHELAHGSVVKD; encoded by the coding sequence ATGAAGAGCTTTTTTAATGTCCTTGATATAGCGATAGCCTCACTAAATAAAACTATCGCAGTAGTTGGGCTCGCAAGTGGAACATTGCTAGCCTTTGCAAATGTTATGGCTAGATATTTTTTCGATAAAAGCTGGTCTTGGGCGAGCGAGCTATCAAACTATCTTTTTATCTGGTCAGCGTTTTTTGCCGCAGCGTATGGCTTTAACAAGGGCATTCACGTCAGTGTAACTATTTTGGTGGAAAAATTTCCACCAGCCCTTGCAAAAGCATGTTTAATCTTCTCTCATGTGCTAACCACTGTATTTTTGTTATTTATCGCAGTCTATTCGATTGATTATCTACAAATTCTTCACGAGATCGAGCAGATGATAATAGACCTTGGCATACCACAATGGGTACCTATGGTAGTACTTCCAATAGCCTTCGTTACAGCTAGCTACCGCTCTACTGAAAAAGCCATAAAAGTAGCTCTAACGCCTGCTGAAAACGTTGTGAGTAACGAAGCGCACGAGCTAGCTCATGGTAGCGTAGTCAAAGATTAA